A DNA window from Kitasatospora atroaurantiaca contains the following coding sequences:
- a CDS encoding DUF3145 domain-containing protein, with protein sequence MTTRGVLYIHSAPRALCPHVEWAVSGVLGVRVSLDWIRQPAAPGHWRAELSWQGEPGTASKLASALRGWQLIRYEVTSEPCAIAEGERYSSTPALGIFHAVTGMHGDILIPEDRLRAVLLRAKTEGSDLEADLARLLGKPWDDELEPFRYAGEGAPVRWLHQVV encoded by the coding sequence GTGACGACACGTGGAGTCCTGTACATCCACTCCGCGCCCCGCGCGCTCTGCCCGCACGTCGAGTGGGCGGTGTCGGGCGTGCTCGGCGTGCGGGTCAGCCTCGACTGGATCCGCCAGCCGGCCGCGCCCGGCCACTGGCGGGCCGAGCTCTCCTGGCAGGGGGAGCCCGGTACCGCGTCCAAGCTCGCATCCGCCCTGCGCGGCTGGCAGTTGATCCGCTACGAGGTCACCAGCGAGCCCTGCGCCATCGCCGAGGGCGAGCGTTACAGCAGCACGCCCGCGCTCGGCATCTTCCACGCCGTGACCGGAATGCACGGCGACATCCTGATCCCGGAGGACCGGCTGCGGGCCGTACTGCTCCGGGCCAAGACCGAGGGCAGCGACCTGGAGGCCGACCTGGCCCGGCTGCTGGGCAAGCCGTGGGACGACGAGCTGGAGCCCTTCCGCTACGCGGGCGAGGGCGCGCCCGTCCGCTGGCTGCATCAGGTGGTCTGA
- a CDS encoding organic hydroperoxide resistance protein has protein sequence MSGKPTKIAYTAIATAEGGRDGRVASSDGLLDVTVRPPRELGGSGEGTNPEQLFAAGYAACFQSALFVVARRAKADVTGAEVTAKVGIGPNAAGGYGLAVDLAVTLPALDAATAQQLVEQAHQVCPYSNATRGNIDVALSLV, from the coding sequence ATGTCGGGCAAGCCCACCAAGATCGCCTACACCGCCATAGCCACCGCCGAGGGAGGCCGCGACGGCCGCGTCGCCTCCTCCGACGGCCTGCTGGACGTCACCGTCCGCCCGCCCAGGGAGCTCGGCGGCAGCGGTGAGGGCACCAACCCCGAGCAGCTCTTCGCGGCCGGGTATGCGGCCTGCTTCCAGAGCGCGCTCTTCGTGGTCGCCCGTCGGGCGAAGGCGGACGTCACCGGCGCCGAGGTGACCGCCAAGGTCGGCATCGGCCCGAACGCGGCCGGCGGCTACGGCCTCGCGGTCGACCTCGCCGTCACGCTGCCCGCGCTGGACGCGGCGACGGCGCAGCAGCTGGTCGAGCAGGCGCACCAGGTCTGCCCGTACTCCAACGCCACCCGCGGCAACATCGACGTCGCACTCAGCCTGGTCTGA
- a CDS encoding NADP-dependent oxidoreductase — protein sequence MSEQATPTTAREWHLAARPEGWPKPEDFALVAAPVRQPGPGEILVRNEYLSVDPYMRGRMNDVKSYVPPFQLGAAMDGGAVGYVVASQADGFEVGDAVLHGLGWREYATLDAKHAVKVDPKLAPLSYYLGVLGMPGLTAYAGLLEVASFKEGDTVFVSGAAGAVGSLVGQIAKLKGAARVIGSAGSAEKVAKLVEDYGFDAAFNYKDGPVREQLAKAAPEGIDVYFDNVGGDHLEAAIGALNVHGRVTLCGAIAQYNDTSAPAGPRNLALAIGKRLRLQGLLVRDHAALQPQFVAEVAGWLKDGSLRYDETVVDGVENTAEAFLGLLRGDNTGKMVVRLAS from the coding sequence ATGTCAGAGCAGGCAACGCCCACCACCGCCCGCGAGTGGCACCTGGCCGCCAGGCCGGAGGGCTGGCCGAAGCCGGAGGACTTCGCCCTGGTCGCGGCCCCGGTCAGGCAGCCGGGCCCGGGCGAGATCCTGGTCCGCAATGAGTACCTGTCGGTGGACCCGTACATGCGGGGCCGGATGAACGACGTGAAGTCGTACGTCCCGCCGTTCCAGCTCGGTGCGGCGATGGACGGCGGCGCGGTCGGCTATGTGGTCGCCTCGCAGGCCGACGGATTCGAGGTCGGCGACGCCGTGCTGCACGGGCTCGGCTGGCGCGAGTACGCCACCCTCGACGCCAAGCACGCGGTGAAGGTCGACCCGAAGCTCGCCCCGCTCTCCTACTACCTGGGCGTTCTCGGCATGCCCGGCCTGACCGCGTACGCCGGTCTGCTGGAGGTCGCGAGCTTCAAGGAGGGCGACACCGTCTTCGTCTCCGGCGCGGCCGGTGCGGTCGGCTCGCTGGTCGGCCAGATCGCCAAGCTCAAGGGTGCCGCCCGGGTGATCGGCTCGGCCGGCTCGGCCGAGAAGGTGGCCAAGCTCGTCGAGGACTACGGCTTCGACGCCGCGTTCAACTACAAGGACGGACCGGTCCGCGAGCAGCTCGCCAAGGCCGCGCCGGAGGGCATCGACGTCTACTTCGACAACGTCGGCGGTGACCACCTCGAGGCCGCCATCGGTGCGCTCAACGTCCACGGCCGGGTGACCCTGTGCGGCGCCATCGCCCAGTACAACGACACCTCCGCCCCGGCCGGACCGCGCAACCTGGCGCTCGCCATCGGCAAGCGGCTGCGCCTGCAGGGCCTGCTGGTCCGCGACCACGCGGCGCTCCAGCCGCAGTTCGTGGCCGAGGTGGCCGGCTGGCTGAAGGACGGCAGCCTCCGCTACGACGAGACCGTCGTGGACGGCGTGGAGAACACCGCCGAGGCCTTCCTGGGCCTGCTGCGCGGCGACAACACCGGCAAGATGGTCGTCCGGCTCGCCTCCTGA
- a CDS encoding MarR family winged helix-turn-helix transcriptional regulator — protein METQTTPIAPPPADAITREVVDLMAGLVALFHREYEEAAAARSLTGAQAKVLALLRRGPMPMRHIAQTLSCEPSNITGIVDRLEARGFVTREADPQDRRVKLVAPTDAGQAATEELRESLNFAREPLAALAEDERTQLRDLLRRMLEGAGSEAVDA, from the coding sequence ATGGAGACCCAGACGACCCCGATCGCCCCGCCGCCCGCCGACGCGATCACCCGCGAGGTCGTGGACCTCATGGCGGGCCTGGTCGCACTGTTCCACCGCGAGTACGAGGAGGCGGCCGCCGCCCGCTCGCTCACCGGGGCCCAGGCCAAGGTGCTGGCGCTGCTGCGGCGCGGCCCGATGCCGATGCGGCACATCGCCCAGACGCTGAGCTGCGAGCCGTCCAACATCACCGGCATCGTCGACCGCCTGGAGGCCCGCGGCTTCGTCACCCGGGAGGCCGACCCGCAGGACCGCAGGGTCAAGCTGGTCGCCCCCACGGACGCCGGCCAGGCCGCCACTGAGGAGCTCCGCGAGTCGCTGAACTTCGCCCGCGAGCCGCTGGCCGCCCTCGCCGAGGACGAGCGGACGCAGCTGCGCGACCTGCTGCGCCGGATGCTCGAGGGCGCGGGCTCGGAGGCCGTCGACGCCTGA
- a CDS encoding LCP family protein, producing the protein MTDVKRRPPRGARAPRRARLARAAGATAAVLVLATAGAGAWFYRHLDSNISIFDPGGIATSRPPAAPPVAGGGRPVNVLLLGSDTRENGNSSLGGGEEGVGHSDTAILLHVYGDHRHAVGVSIPRDTLVTIPACRLPSGKWTSPHTGQMFNSAFTIGEYPQGNPACTQNTVEALTGLRVDHTIVVDFKGFAAMTDAVHGVDVCVPNDVDSYGIKLAKGRQTLSGQQALDYVRARHGFGDGSDIGRVKRQQAFLSSLIKKVQGQGFNPTTLLPLADAATKSLTVDPGLGTALKLADFAQSLQNIKLGDISFVTVPWRYAGERVALVHPDVDSLWDLLRRDRTLDGQSTGQVTTSPTPSATASPATAVPVLVVNGSRSGGLAKQAAETLRAKGYEDVTVGTDTASRRTTVIGYASGLQAAAAQLAQYFPGADVRADANSDGVTITLGRDYASDESSTPAPTALPTGVPTAIAENTRKADTDLCSNLTFG; encoded by the coding sequence ATGACCGACGTGAAACGCCGGCCCCCGAGGGGTGCCCGCGCGCCCCGCCGGGCGCGCCTCGCCCGGGCCGCCGGTGCGACCGCCGCCGTCCTGGTGCTGGCCACCGCCGGTGCCGGTGCCTGGTTCTACCGGCACCTCGACAGCAACATCAGCATCTTCGACCCCGGCGGCATCGCCACCAGCCGCCCGCCGGCCGCCCCGCCCGTCGCCGGCGGTGGACGCCCGGTCAACGTCCTGCTGCTCGGCTCGGACACCCGGGAGAACGGCAACAGCAGCCTCGGCGGCGGCGAGGAGGGCGTCGGCCACTCCGACACCGCCATCCTGCTGCACGTGTACGGCGACCACCGGCACGCCGTCGGCGTCTCGATCCCGCGCGACACCCTGGTCACCATCCCCGCCTGCAGGCTGCCCAGCGGCAAGTGGACCAGCCCGCACACCGGCCAGATGTTCAACTCCGCCTTCACCATCGGCGAGTACCCCCAGGGCAACCCCGCCTGCACCCAGAACACCGTCGAGGCGCTCACCGGCCTGCGGGTCGACCACACCATCGTGGTCGACTTCAAGGGCTTCGCGGCGATGACGGACGCCGTACACGGCGTGGACGTCTGCGTCCCCAACGACGTCGACTCGTACGGCATAAAGCTCGCCAAGGGCCGGCAGACCCTCTCCGGGCAGCAGGCGCTGGACTACGTCCGAGCCCGCCACGGCTTCGGTGACGGTTCGGACATCGGGCGGGTCAAGCGCCAGCAGGCCTTCCTCTCCTCCCTCATCAAGAAGGTCCAGGGCCAGGGCTTCAACCCCACCACCCTGCTGCCGCTGGCCGACGCGGCCACCAAGTCGCTGACGGTGGACCCGGGTCTGGGCACCGCGTTGAAGCTCGCCGACTTCGCCCAGTCGCTGCAGAACATCAAGCTCGGCGACATCAGCTTCGTCACCGTGCCCTGGCGCTACGCGGGCGAGCGGGTCGCCCTGGTCCACCCCGACGTGGACTCCCTGTGGGACCTGCTGCGCAGGGACCGCACGCTCGACGGCCAGAGCACCGGCCAGGTGACCACGAGCCCGACGCCCTCAGCCACCGCCTCGCCCGCCACCGCCGTCCCCGTTCTGGTCGTCAACGGCAGCCGGTCCGGCGGCCTCGCCAAGCAGGCCGCCGAGACCCTCAGGGCCAAGGGCTACGAGGACGTCACCGTCGGCACCGACACCGCGAGCCGCCGCACCACCGTGATCGGGTACGCCTCCGGCCTGCAGGCGGCCGCCGCGCAACTCGCCCAGTACTTCCCGGGCGCAGACGTCCGGGCCGACGCGAACAGCGACGGCGTCACCATCACCCTGGGCCGGGACTACGCCTCGGACGAGAGCTCCACCCCCGCCCCCACGGCCCTCCCCACCGGCGTCCCCACCGCGATCGCGGAGAACACCCGCAAGGCCGACACCGACCTCTGCTCCAACCTGACCTTCGGCTGA
- a CDS encoding 1-aminocyclopropane-1-carboxylate deaminase/D-cysteine desulfhydrase — protein MLVPADLPTPLVAVADPVLARAGVELRLKRDDLAHPTVPGNKWRKLAPNLERALAEGCTRLVTFGGAYSTHVRATAAAAQALGLACVGVIRGEELATAPRNWSLRAAEAAGMELEFVSRAEFRAVATGEYHDLERRWGRCLVLPEGGSNALAVAGAAEIPREIPDLGERDVVCCPVGTGGTLAGIAAGLPPGGRAMGVAVLRGEGYLETEVTKLHHSAYGREFANWRIHHGYHGGGYGRVPAELDSFAAEFEQRHGIAVERRYVAKMLHAVYGLAGTAALPPGSRATAVVTGLPDPV, from the coding sequence GTGCTCGTGCCCGCCGATCTGCCGACCCCGCTGGTGGCCGTCGCCGATCCCGTACTGGCGCGGGCCGGGGTCGAGCTGCGGCTGAAGCGGGACGATCTGGCGCATCCGACGGTGCCCGGGAACAAGTGGCGCAAGCTGGCGCCCAACCTGGAACGGGCCCTCGCCGAGGGGTGCACCCGGCTGGTCACCTTCGGCGGGGCGTACTCCACCCACGTCCGCGCGACGGCGGCGGCCGCGCAGGCGCTGGGGCTGGCCTGCGTCGGGGTGATCCGGGGCGAGGAGTTGGCGACGGCGCCGCGCAACTGGTCGCTGCGGGCGGCCGAGGCGGCCGGGATGGAGCTGGAGTTCGTCTCCCGCGCGGAGTTCCGGGCCGTCGCGACGGGGGAGTACCACGATCTGGAGCGGCGCTGGGGCCGCTGCCTGGTCCTGCCCGAGGGCGGCTCCAACGCGCTCGCCGTGGCCGGCGCGGCGGAGATCCCGCGCGAGATCCCGGACCTGGGCGAGCGCGACGTGGTCTGCTGCCCGGTCGGCACCGGCGGCACCCTGGCGGGGATCGCGGCGGGCCTGCCACCCGGCGGGCGGGCCATGGGGGTGGCCGTGCTGCGGGGTGAGGGCTACCTGGAAACCGAGGTGACGAAGCTTCACCACTCCGCGTACGGAAGGGAGTTCGCCAACTGGCGGATCCACCACGGGTACCACGGTGGCGGTTACGGGCGTGTGCCCGCCGAACTCGACTCCTTCGCCGCGGAGTTCGAGCAGCGCCACGGCATCGCCGTCGAGCGCCGGTACGTGGCGAAGATGCTGCACGCCGTGTACGGGCTGGCCGGGACGGCCGCCCTGCCGCCGGGCAGCCGGGCCACCGCCGTGGTCACCGGACTGCCCGACCCGGTGTGA
- a CDS encoding class F sortase has protein sequence MSNQTSTPSGPATQGSPRIFKWAMGAAALGLLVMYQSVDDSPVTPPQTAAVAGAAAPAAPAAPGVTPTRPSHSAPAVPTLPRSKPTRLRIPQLFLDAPFMELGLNAAGSLDAPPADNHNLVGWYRGGASPGERGSAVVAGHVDTKTGPAVFLMLHLLAPGSTVDITRADGIVATFVVDSVQTFPKNSFPDAQVYADTSDAQLRLITCGGAYDKKLKDYTDNIVVFAHLQSSKEA, from the coding sequence ATGAGCAATCAGACGTCGACACCGAGCGGGCCCGCGACCCAGGGGAGTCCGCGCATCTTCAAGTGGGCCATGGGGGCGGCGGCCCTGGGGCTGCTGGTGATGTACCAGTCCGTGGACGACTCCCCGGTGACGCCACCCCAGACCGCGGCCGTCGCCGGCGCGGCCGCCCCGGCGGCTCCGGCTGCTCCGGGGGTGACTCCCACCCGGCCCTCCCACTCCGCTCCGGCCGTCCCCACGCTGCCCCGGTCGAAGCCGACCCGGCTGAGGATCCCCCAGCTCTTCCTGGACGCGCCGTTCATGGAGCTCGGTCTCAATGCCGCCGGCTCGCTGGACGCCCCGCCGGCGGACAACCACAACCTCGTGGGCTGGTACCGGGGCGGCGCCTCGCCCGGTGAGCGCGGCAGCGCCGTCGTGGCCGGTCACGTCGACACCAAGACCGGCCCGGCCGTCTTCCTGATGCTCCACCTGCTGGCCCCGGGGAGCACCGTCGACATCACCCGCGCCGACGGCATCGTCGCGACCTTCGTGGTCGACTCGGTCCAGACCTTCCCCAAGAACAGCTTCCCGGACGCCCAGGTGTACGCCGACACGTCCGACGCCCAGCTGCGCCTGATCACCTGCGGCGGCGCGTACGACAAGAAGCTCAAGGACTACACGGACAACATCGTGGTCTTCGCCCACCTCCAGTCCTCCAAGGAGGCCTGA
- a CDS encoding polysaccharide deacetylase family protein, protein MSRRLLLSVAGVTLLSATACGAPSTSKGDAGAGGAGGPGAAPSPGPVPPATTPSGPPAGTRAGSPPAVNVPSPALSSPAAERRISNPLYSLASHDKLVALTLDDGPDPTHTPAVLAILRKHGVRATFFLVGENAAEHPALVREIAQEGHHLANHTWTHPDLRNLPDAQVRDELERTSEVLQKATGKPLTWFRAPGGDFSSVTLRTCSELGMRPMGWSVDPRDWARPGTSKITTRVLEAIRPGSIVLNHDGGGDRSQTIAALQTYLPMLIDDGYQFTAPR, encoded by the coding sequence ATGTCCCGCAGGCTGCTACTGAGCGTGGCCGGGGTGACCCTGCTGTCCGCCACGGCCTGCGGCGCCCCGTCCACCAGCAAGGGCGATGCCGGCGCCGGCGGTGCCGGCGGCCCGGGCGCGGCCCCCTCCCCCGGTCCCGTCCCCCCTGCCACGACCCCGTCCGGGCCCCCTGCGGGCACCCGCGCCGGATCGCCGCCGGCGGTCAACGTGCCGAGCCCCGCCCTCAGCTCCCCCGCGGCTGAGCGCCGGATCAGCAATCCGCTCTACTCCCTCGCCTCCCACGACAAGCTCGTCGCCCTCACCCTGGACGACGGACCCGACCCCACCCACACGCCCGCCGTGCTGGCGATCCTGCGGAAGCACGGGGTCAGGGCCACCTTCTTCCTGGTCGGCGAGAACGCCGCCGAGCACCCCGCCCTGGTACGCGAGATCGCCCAGGAGGGCCACCACCTCGCCAACCACACCTGGACCCACCCGGACCTCAGGAACCTCCCGGACGCCCAGGTCCGCGACGAGCTGGAGCGCACCTCCGAGGTCCTGCAGAAGGCCACCGGCAAGCCGCTGACCTGGTTCCGGGCACCCGGCGGCGACTTCTCGTCCGTGACCCTGCGCACCTGCTCGGAGCTGGGCATGCGGCCGATGGGGTGGTCCGTGGACCCTCGGGACTGGGCACGCCCCGGCACGTCCAAGATCACCACACGCGTCCTGGAGGCCATCAGGCCCGGCTCGATCGTCCTCAACCACGACGGCGGCGGCGACCGCTCGCAGACCATCGCGGCCCTGCAGACGTACCTGCCGATGCTCATCGACGACGGCTACCAGTTCACCGCCCCCAGGTGA
- a CDS encoding N-6 DNA methylase — translation MSLLPGSAPVVVPRPLPAWVEAAQEAAAAPPKPKIRTGQHRRAPFADHRRAASQVGEHVTSAWFSARGGSDIGIPIGIVGALAMMAPADEHGPDLGDQVLALNPAELTDLLRHIWRSYWLRRPDLIERALPLHDWLNHGEADSDLLYAAHKTAHAAINSGLLDITGHKDPSLRSDADVLSRLVMEMRSKAQRSGSGEFHTPNAVCDFMARILLGSPEDLRPGLSIHDPAAGSGSMLRAAAQHIRDAGHQPADFHWFANDIDPIAVACCAVNAIVWDLGPNVVIAKADSLAEPNWPSRARAERAEIIAHRNRTVERAATEAAWRRAARLLDTLTQPLERTA, via the coding sequence ATGAGCCTCCTGCCCGGCAGTGCACCGGTCGTCGTTCCCCGCCCTCTGCCCGCATGGGTCGAGGCGGCGCAGGAAGCCGCCGCCGCACCACCCAAGCCCAAGATTCGAACCGGCCAGCACCGCCGCGCCCCGTTCGCCGACCACCGACGCGCCGCCTCCCAAGTCGGGGAGCACGTCACCTCCGCCTGGTTCAGTGCCCGCGGCGGTTCCGACATCGGCATACCCATTGGCATCGTCGGAGCCCTCGCCATGATGGCCCCGGCAGACGAACACGGCCCCGACCTCGGGGACCAGGTCCTCGCACTCAACCCGGCAGAACTCACGGACCTGCTGCGCCACATTTGGCGCTCCTACTGGCTGCGCCGCCCCGACCTCATCGAACGCGCACTACCGCTCCACGACTGGCTCAACCACGGGGAAGCCGACAGCGATCTCCTGTACGCCGCCCACAAGACCGCGCACGCCGCGATCAACAGCGGACTGCTCGACATCACCGGGCACAAGGACCCCAGTCTCCGGTCCGACGCCGACGTTCTGTCCCGCCTCGTCATGGAAATGCGATCCAAGGCGCAGAGATCCGGGAGCGGCGAGTTCCACACACCCAACGCCGTATGCGACTTCATGGCCCGCATCCTGCTCGGCTCCCCGGAAGACCTCCGCCCCGGTCTGAGCATCCACGACCCTGCTGCTGGCAGCGGCAGCATGCTCCGCGCCGCAGCTCAGCACATCCGCGACGCCGGCCACCAGCCAGCCGACTTCCACTGGTTTGCCAACGACATCGACCCCATCGCCGTCGCCTGCTGTGCGGTCAACGCCATCGTGTGGGACCTCGGACCCAATGTCGTCATCGCCAAGGCCGACTCCCTCGCCGAGCCCAACTGGCCCTCCCGAGCCCGCGCCGAACGCGCCGAGATCATCGCCCACCGCAACCGCACTGTCGAACGGGCCGCCACCGAAGCCGCCTGGCGCCGTGCTGCCCGCCTCCTCGACACCCTCACCCAACCCCTGGAAAGGACCGCATGA